The DNA sequence ataataataatcataacaataaattaaagaaaaaacatttttgtactgtattttttaatttaatttaattctctTCACTACTTTATTCATTgggtatatttttctttaatctagCACGTAAATGGGTGTTGGTTTGTGGAATTGGGGGTTCTTTGTCTTATATGGGCCTCCTTCATAGAGCAGACAATGAATTAGTATTGGAGTTGGTAAAAAGTGGGGTTGGTGGACCCAAGTGCTTTTATGTAGTTGGGGCCCAGCTAAAATTAGGCCCAACTGCTCCTCACTTGCCTTTTTTACATGCTCATTCTCTTGGcatacatttaatatatttccaatGCATAATACACAGGTAAATAAATAAGCCCtctcagaaaaaaataaataaataaatatacaagcttctggtcctttttttttttcctttttttttttttaaaatatataatagggTTTCTTGGGATATTGAAAATTCAGGGCAAATACCtgctttaaatttaatttttcaagatTGCAAATGGAAATCCCAGTTATTGACATTAATAAAGAAATGTCTGGACTTTTGGAAAGTAATTTCATGGCCTCAgcagtataaaaaataatttaatagtgataagtttttgttatttatccCTATAATAACATAAGAGACCAAAtgatttatcaaataatgtaatattatcTTATTGATATTCACTTATCCATTTCAAACATcttcttatttttaaattataaattgttgtaaagataaaaaaaaaaaatttacttgtacaaatttaaattatattagcatgtacttttattatattatttcataaaaaaatttggtgtTTATAGCATTAGTGtagtttttattcaaataattaaaattattattttatatggtaaatatgttattaaattaaaatttttgtcacTGAATTCTGTGTTAAATATTAGTTGTCTTAGTAAAGGAACTAGAACTACCTCCCATAGAAATAGATAAAATtgctttcaaatatttatgcaATCTTTCTTCTTAATCTTCTAGATAGATAcgataataaaattgaaaaagaaatattgattatcttatcttcttcttcttcttctttttttttatttttttttatttttttattttttaaactctaATCGGTGAACCAAATAGATTCTAAgtaaacagaaaattaattttgtaataaaacaaacaaggaacaaggaaagaaaaaacTTTAGTCTACCATTTTGACCAAGGCAtagtgaaatttcaaaatttcttaGGCAGTTTTGATACCTATTGAATGTACTTTGATTTAGAGATTGTCTTCTAGCAAGAGGGCGGTTTGggattcaaaaatttcaaagcaTGTAATTAAGATTCATTCATAATAATTGTTTGgttaaaaagctaattttgttgGGTCAAAAGAGTAATACAAAAGTGCCTTCAAAATTTAACTCTTACCCTCTACTTTATCATTCACCATTTTATCAATGATATTATGTGATATATTACTTTACTTCACAGTAACCTGTCGGCTACCTACCCTTAGACTaatatataaacacatatacACGCGGATTTATATTATATGTGATACAAATGTTGTCTtttattgtatattaaaaatcCATGACAAGGTCTAGGTATACTAGGacttatatatgttattatatatttgtttatttttatatatctatatataagttGTGAAAGTCATGATTCATGACCTATATCTATTGCTTTACcactaaaaattgaaagtcttaGACagctaatatatataaaaaaaaaaaaaaaaaaaaggaaaggttcATGGCCGCTCCTCTTGTTACCCACCACATAGGATTaccaattttaataaatttgtctttatattttttaaaattataaaagtatactttcatatttcaaattttttgttgtaccatattttttttccttttataattaatatgcGAAAAAAAGTGATATTCTAATagagaaaaatatgtaaaatggatattttatgatttttataaaaatacaaaagcaaTTCTGAAAAACAAATGGCAGTCTTACTGTAATTTTCCTGAACAAAAATGATTGGCTCTAGTGTCCTTGGCAATTAATGGAAATCATGagggaaaataaatataaaaatatttaatttttaataattactcgtttttagtttttatcacACCATTGTTTCTCCGTTGGGTGAATTCTGTCAATTCTCATATGACCTCATTTGCCTAAAGGCCAAACCTCGCAACAAAATTCTTCTCTTTCAGAAAGAAGAGAGTACACGTCAAGATacgtttctctctcttttctttatcACCATCGGAGTTttagagagagaggagagcATTTTTTCATAGGGAGAGAATATATCAGAAAGATAAAAgcagaggagagagagagagagagattgtgtATGTGTATTTGATGATTGTTGAACGTGGAATTGCAGAGAAGAAAATGGAGACAGCTTCACCTTTTCTTCCATACAAAGCTCTCTCTATGGACCCCATTAATCCTGACCCAACTGTCACGTATTCTTCTACTGTCAGCCAACAACAACATTGTAAAGCTCTCCTCTTTCActttctcactttctctctcctcctacTCCCTCTCTCTTCCTCCACTTTTCTCAGTCTTTAATGGCTGCCCGTTTGGGAAATTCTGCTTAAAAAATTTAGTGGGTCGGTGCTAGATAAGCATTTGGGACTCTTTTTCGTTGTCAAAAAAAGATACCCACttggaaaaaagtaaaaaaataaaaataaaaaaaaagggaaaagtctTTACTTCTCAGCAGGTGTTGTAGAAGATGCTGAAAAATTGATCTgggttttgttaaaaaaaagtgTGTTGTTTTGGCCTTttctttggaaaattttgatggTTTAATTTGGTGGTTAAAACTTTGATATAGAACGGAGAATCTTGCAAagctttgttatttatttatttatttattttctctgttGGGAATGAATATCTTCGTTCCGAATTTTGCAGAAATTGACTTGGGTGATCACAATGGGTCACTTTCGTTGGCGTTTCATGCTATATTATAGAGgcttaaaattttcacttttgcATGTTTTCTTCTTTCAGTGGTTGAAGCATTGACCTTGATATAGTGGTTGCTCAACAAAGTATCAGTTCAAGTATCAAAATTAAGGATTTTGAATTCAGTTTGTGCTCATGAGATTTGGATTTAACGATTTTGGAGGCAAGCTTTTGATCACATTTTTCCAAGAAGGTTATCATTTACTAAGTTTGTTCATTGAAAAATGAGGGCGAATTATTTAGCCGTGACCCATTTTTGTGATCATGAACGTTGAGGGgatataattattttgagtGATCCTTTCTTTGAAGAGAATATCACATTGTGTGAAGTGAGAGATGCCATGTTAAAGGCCTTTTatgaaggaaaaagagaaggaTTTGATACCTTGCCATCCAAAGAAAGCTTTGTTACCTTAAACTTCACTCTTCCAGATCGCTTAAGAGGTAAATAGGAGGTTCTTGAGTATTCTGTACTGGATTTGGTTAATCTTCACTTTTATTCTGAGCAGCGATTTCAAGGCTCAAAACACGAGGTATCTTATgcattttcatttctttatgGTCAGTACTATTTGCATCCAGAAtttcttttccaaaattacTTGGCTTTAGTCTTGCATCATTTTGTTCGTGGGGAAGCTTATACTTGTAGTCCTGTTATTGTTGATCCTGACGAGCAATTAAGTTTTTCAATTCTGTAAATGCACAGATGTCAATAAATTTTTGTATGAACCAAATAAAAACTCTTACTGTAATaagaaatttgtttctttatacaAAAAGATGTTCTCCCATTTTTATAGGTGAAGACTTTTATTATATTCAAATGTTATTTAAGTTTTGCTGAGAAGAGGATTTCATTTCTGAGTAATATTCTTTAATCTGCTCATCAATGATTTGTTTTCTCTGTTGATTGGTTTTCATGCAGCTAGGCCGGTGGGAAAAATTTTTTATgagaaaaatccaaattaagTGAAAAATCACTCAACTTCTATGGCGAAGAGGTCCCAGAGACGCTCTGTGCGTTATGAGAAAGATCAATCAGGTTGTATGTGGGGTTTCATAAGTATATTTGACTTCCGCAATGGTCGATCTAGCCGGAAGTTGCTCTCGGATAGGAGGCATGGAAGCAAGCATACGTTGGGTAAGAAGTCTATTTGATTTCTTATTAAGATATTTGTTATAACATATTTCTTGGAGGATGGAGAAATGGCACTAGTAAAGAACCAGGCATTTTCTCGGgactaattaatttttgaagtaaTTATGGCCATCATGTTTGATATGCTATCTAGGAATTATTGCAGCTTCACATTTTTGTTCTAATCATTTTCTTTGTGAATGATCATTTCAAGCTAATCTTTAGGAGATTTGCATTTTTAATCTGTCAAATTCTAAATGCTTGTTAAATTTCCATTTTCCTTCAGCAGGTACTGGAAATTCAAACAATAAGTTTGAAATATTGAGCAATTTGGATGAGAACTGTCAAGACAAGCCTGTAAGTGTTATCAACTTACAGATTAACGGAATGCGTTTCCTTAGAATTTGCAGTGTCGTATTATCTCAGAGGAATGAGAGAAAGGAAGGCGAGGGCATACCGTATTAGATAAATTTATTGTTTGCTAACTAGATGAATATGTACTTAATtcatatttaccaaaatattaatGTTTCAGGATGTCGAAGAGAACAGAGCAGAAAAAGTAACAGCTGATACCCGTAAGCCTAGTGTGAAGAAACTCATGGAAGAAGAGATGTTCAATGAGGAGGACATAAAGAAGGATACGTGCAATGCTGAAGTAGAACCTAAAGAGAGTGAGTCAGCACATGAAGGACAAACAAGAACACACCAGAAAAGGGCAAAGAAGAGTCGCAAGAAAAGCCGCGATATGGATGTTCATAATTTGAATGTAACTGAAAATTTGCAATTGGAGTGCAATTGTGATCAGATCCCAAGCCAACCATCTATAAAAGATCTTGGTATAGATGAGATAATGGAAGAATTCTGTCATCAGATACATCAGAAAAGTACCTGTTGCACAAAGCATGACCTGAATGGTGAAGCAACTGTTCTTTCAAGCCACAAGCATTCTGACTTTGAAGTCAAATTATGTGAGGCGGTGAAGGAGTTCATAAACCAGAAGTTTTCTGAAGGCAAAAATCTCACAGAAGATCAGAAGATCCACCACTCCAGAGAACTCATGGATGCACTTGAGCTCATAAGTTCAGATGAAGAACTGTTTCTGAAACTTTTGCAAGATCCAAACTCTTTATTGGTTAAATTTGTTCAAAACTTGCAGGATGCCAAGGTAAAGAGAGATGATGAAACCAAGCCGCATGGTGGATCTGACTTAGAACAGAAGCTTGTTAATGTAAGCAAATCCGAGGAGCTTGTCCATCCTAAAAAGCGGCACTTCTTTAGGAGGAGGACCAAATCTCAAGAAAAGTTCCCATCAATGGAAAATGAGCATTCTGAGGCTTCAAATAGAATTGTTATTTTGAAGCCTGGGCCAACAGGCTTACGAAACTTACAAATTGAAAGCAGCCTTGACTCATCACCGGAATGTCATAGTATTGCAAGAAATAAAGGGCCAAATGATAGAGTTGGTtctcacttttttctttctgaaattaaaagaaaattgaagcatGCCATAGGAAAGCAGCAACATGAAATATCTACAACTGGGATGTCGAATAGATTTCGCTTCAAGTCTAGGAACATAGGAGATGGTGAGAAAGGAGGTGGTAAGGGAAATAGTGGAATGAATTCTCCTAGCAAAGACCACTTCTATATTGAAAGAGTTGCTAGACCTTCCACTGGTTCCAAGAGAACAGACAAGGCTGGCAAAATGAAAGACTCTGAAATAAGTATAAAACCTGAAGCTGATGGTCTCCCCAATCAAAGGATATCTAATATCTACATTGAGGCAAAAAAACATCTTTCTGAGATGCTGAGCAATGGAGATGAAGTTGTGGACTTATCAGGCAGACAGGTTCCTAAAACCTTGGGAAGGATTCTTTCACTTCCCGAGTACAACCGTTCTCCCATTGGTAGTCCTGGAAGGGATTGGGATGATGCTATTGTAACTGCACAGATGAGATTTTCTGCCAGTAGCAAACTGCAAAAGGTCAATGAGAGCAAGTGGTCTcccataaaagagaaaaatgttaGTCCTTTAGGTCGGGAAgcacaatataaagagagtcaGTCCCCTATACAAGACAACAATGCTGATCATGAACAACAAGCTCCTACATCAAACCCTAGTATATCAGATGATATTATTCATAATGTGAAAGTTGAAGACATTGATTTCATCGTTGAAGATGAGACAAGTCCTGAAGGTATTGGCTTTGaacctttttaaattttgtgtcaAGCAATTTTATAAAGCcttttttaggtttttaaattatttaatgttaACATTGGTACAACATGTGCAGGTGAGCCAGAGATTATAAAAGAAGAATGTATTATCTTGGATGCTACCACTGAACCAAATTGCTCTACCTCTGCTATCAGGGAGGATGAAAATGGGGAGAAATGTGATCTATGTGATGATAAAAGAAATTTGGAATCGATGAAACAGGTAATAATTTCTTACTGGTTTCTTGCGTTGcatatcatttcttttttctttctgtcttcatttttgttgtacagattttttgtgaaaattacATTAACATGATTAATATAAATATCCAAAGATGGTATACTCCCTTCATGAAAAAAGCCCATGGGATGATGATATATTTGCTGCTGGTTCAATTGTCTGAATGTTCTGTCTTCCTCCAAAGAGCATGTAGGGCAAAAATGGAGATTATGAATCTCTCTTGTGTTATAACAACATTTGGAGACCCTTTTTtgtaccaaaaagaaaaacatatggAGACCTTTTCTAAGATATGAAAATTCTGTATGTGAAAATGAACGAATCTGTCCactttatcaaatacatattatctaaaaatttatttttgtttgttttcaagGACTTTTATGAGGACAACGAGCTGAAATCTTCTCCAATAGCATCCCCTTCAAGCTCTTTGGCTATCAAGAAGGTTTCGGATCTTGAAAGTGCTTTTGATATGCCAGAGAGGCCAAGTCCTGTCTCAGTTCTTGAACCTCTATTCTCGGAGGATGACATTAGCCCTGCAAACACGATATGTGAACCTGGTAAGCATCCATATCATAGGATTTTGTTTTACTTGACTTCATTCTCCTTTTTGCTCTTATTCTTTTGTGTAGCATATTGCTTCTGGGCTGATGtgaatttattttccaaaatacaGTCAATCTAACAATACAGCCACTACGGATTCAATTCGAAGAGCCTGACTCTTCAGCTGCAGATCAACCTAATAGTGCAAAAAGCTTTATGGAAGACAAAGAATCAGTCTTTGACTACATAAAAGCAGTAATTCAAGCCTCTGGTTTGAATTGGGATGAATTACATACAAAGTGCCTTTATTCAGATCAACTACTAGAACCCTCATTGGTTGATGAGGTAGAGTTTTTCTCCAACCAGATTTGCTGTGACCAAAAGCTTCTCTTTGACTGTATTAATGAAGTTTTAATGGAGATTTGTGAGTACTACTTTGGTTGCTCCCCTTGGGTGTTATGTGTTTTACCGCGGATAAGGCCAGtaccaaatatgaaaaatgcTATTGTTGAGGTTTCCGAAGGAGTTAATTGGAATCTCTTTGAACTGCCACTGCCTCGTACTCTGGACCAGATTGTCGGAAAAGACTTGGCAAGAACCGGAACATGGTTAGATATCCGGTTGGACACTGAAAC is a window from the Ziziphus jujuba cultivar Dongzao chromosome 11, ASM3175591v1 genome containing:
- the LOC107433043 gene encoding uncharacterized protein LOC107433043 isoform X2, yielding MAKRSQRRSVRYEKDQSGCMWGFISIFDFRNGRSSRKLLSDRRHGSKHTLGTGNSNNKFEILSNLDENCQDKPDVEENRAEKVTADTRKPSVKKLMEEEMFNEEDIKKDTCNAEVEPKESESAHEGQTRTHQKRAKKSRKKSRDMDVHNLNVTENLQLECNCDQIPSQPSIKDLGIDEIMEEFCHQIHQKSTCCTKHDLNGEATVLSSHKHSDFEVKLCEAVKEFINQKFSEGKNLTEDQKIHHSRELMDALELISSDEELFLKLLQDPNSLLVKFVQNLQDAKVKRDDETKPHGGSDLEQKLVNVSKSEELVHPKKRHFFRRRTKSQEKFPSMENEHSEASNRIVILKPGPTGLRNLQIESSLDSSPECHSIARNKGPNDRVGSHFFLSEIKRKLKHAIGKQQHEISTTGMSNRFRFKSRNIGDGEKGGGKGNSGMNSPSKDHFYIERVARPSTGSKRTDKAGKMKDSEISIKPEADGLPNQRISNIYIEAKKHLSEMLSNGDEVVDLSGRQVPKTLGRILSLPEYNRSPIGSPGRDWDDAIVTAQMRFSASSKLQKVNESKWSPIKEKNVSPLGREAQYKESQSPIQDNNADHEQQAPTSNPSISDDIIHNVKVEDIDFIVEDETSPEGEPEIIKEECIILDATTEPNCSTSAIREDENGEKCDLCDDKRNLESMKQDFYEDNELKSSPIASPSSSLAIKKVSDLESAFDMPERPSPVSVLEPLFSEDDISPANTICEPVNLTIQPLRIQFEEPDSSAADQPNSAKSFMEDKESVFDYIKAVIQASGLNWDELHTKCLYSDQLLEPSLVDEVEFFSNQICCDQKLLFDCINEVLMEICEYYFGCSPWVLCVLPRIRPVPNMKNAIVEVSEGVNWNLFELPLPRTLDQIVGKDLARTGTWLDIRLDTETIGFDIGESILEDLMKDTILSCLDASSKAEYAETLVLK
- the LOC107433043 gene encoding uncharacterized protein LOC107433043 isoform X1, with protein sequence MAKRSQRRSVRYEKDQSGCMWGFISIFDFRNGRSSRKLLSDRRHGSKHTLAGTGNSNNKFEILSNLDENCQDKPDVEENRAEKVTADTRKPSVKKLMEEEMFNEEDIKKDTCNAEVEPKESESAHEGQTRTHQKRAKKSRKKSRDMDVHNLNVTENLQLECNCDQIPSQPSIKDLGIDEIMEEFCHQIHQKSTCCTKHDLNGEATVLSSHKHSDFEVKLCEAVKEFINQKFSEGKNLTEDQKIHHSRELMDALELISSDEELFLKLLQDPNSLLVKFVQNLQDAKVKRDDETKPHGGSDLEQKLVNVSKSEELVHPKKRHFFRRRTKSQEKFPSMENEHSEASNRIVILKPGPTGLRNLQIESSLDSSPECHSIARNKGPNDRVGSHFFLSEIKRKLKHAIGKQQHEISTTGMSNRFRFKSRNIGDGEKGGGKGNSGMNSPSKDHFYIERVARPSTGSKRTDKAGKMKDSEISIKPEADGLPNQRISNIYIEAKKHLSEMLSNGDEVVDLSGRQVPKTLGRILSLPEYNRSPIGSPGRDWDDAIVTAQMRFSASSKLQKVNESKWSPIKEKNVSPLGREAQYKESQSPIQDNNADHEQQAPTSNPSISDDIIHNVKVEDIDFIVEDETSPEGEPEIIKEECIILDATTEPNCSTSAIREDENGEKCDLCDDKRNLESMKQDFYEDNELKSSPIASPSSSLAIKKVSDLESAFDMPERPSPVSVLEPLFSEDDISPANTICEPVNLTIQPLRIQFEEPDSSAADQPNSAKSFMEDKESVFDYIKAVIQASGLNWDELHTKCLYSDQLLEPSLVDEVEFFSNQICCDQKLLFDCINEVLMEICEYYFGCSPWVLCVLPRIRPVPNMKNAIVEVSEGVNWNLFELPLPRTLDQIVGKDLARTGTWLDIRLDTETIGFDIGESILEDLMKDTILSCLDASSKAEYAETLVLK